A single genomic interval of Microbacterium sp. BLY harbors:
- a CDS encoding LLM class flavin-dependent oxidoreductase produces the protein MKAFGFLSFGHYADVPGSATRTAGDMLKQTIEIAEGADELGVNGAYVRVHHWARQAASPMPLLAAMAARTERIEVGTGVIDMRYENPFQFAEEAAALDLIADGRIALGVSRGSPETALRGYETFGFRDEEDPERGSVLAREKFEIFLRAIDGERLAPGDPRMVGAGQYLAIEPQSATLRDHIWWGSGSRATAEETGRKGLNMMSSTLVTEATGQPFHELQREQIDLFRSAYREAGHTGTPRVSVSRSVFPLVSDTDRAYFGLRSEENADQIGIIDGFRSTFGKTYAAEPDVLIEQLRQDEAVMAADTLMLTIPNQLGPEYNLHVLEAFAEHVAPALGWKPNTEGPVQGDPVA, from the coding sequence ATGAAGGCTTTCGGATTCCTCTCGTTCGGGCACTACGCCGACGTGCCGGGCTCGGCCACGCGCACCGCCGGCGACATGCTGAAGCAGACCATCGAGATCGCCGAGGGCGCCGATGAGCTCGGGGTCAACGGCGCGTACGTCCGCGTGCACCACTGGGCGCGCCAGGCCGCGTCGCCGATGCCGCTGCTGGCCGCGATGGCGGCCCGCACGGAGCGCATCGAGGTCGGCACCGGTGTCATCGACATGCGCTACGAGAACCCCTTCCAGTTCGCGGAGGAGGCGGCCGCGCTCGACCTCATCGCCGACGGCCGCATCGCCCTCGGCGTGAGCCGGGGGTCACCCGAGACGGCGCTGCGCGGCTACGAGACGTTCGGCTTCCGCGACGAGGAGGACCCGGAGCGCGGCAGCGTGCTCGCGCGGGAGAAGTTCGAGATCTTCCTGCGTGCCATCGATGGCGAGCGCCTGGCCCCCGGCGACCCCCGGATGGTCGGTGCCGGGCAGTACCTCGCGATCGAGCCCCAGTCGGCCACACTGCGCGACCACATCTGGTGGGGGTCCGGCTCCCGTGCCACGGCCGAGGAGACCGGCCGCAAGGGCCTCAACATGATGAGCTCGACGCTGGTGACCGAGGCCACCGGCCAGCCGTTCCACGAGCTGCAGCGCGAACAGATCGACCTCTTCCGTTCGGCCTACCGTGAGGCCGGCCACACCGGCACGCCGCGCGTCTCGGTCAGCCGCAGCGTGTTCCCGCTCGTCTCCGACACGGATCGTGCGTACTTCGGGCTGCGCAGCGAGGAGAACGCCGACCAGATCGGCATCATCGACGGGTTCCGCTCCACGTTCGGCAAGACCTACGCCGCCGAGCCCGACGTGCTCATCGAACAGCTCCGGCAGGACGAGGCGGTCATGGCCGCCGACACCCTCATGCTGACGATCCCGAACCAGCTCGGCCCGGAGTACAACCTCCACGTGCTCGAGGCGTTCGCCGAGCACGTCGCCCCGGCACTGGGGTGGAAGCCGAACACGGAGGGCCCGGTCCAGGGCGACCCCGTGGCCTGA
- a CDS encoding Crp/Fnr family transcriptional regulator, whose amino-acid sequence MGDCGFDCLRDVDLFADLSATELADLHRQLLTRTYLARETVIDQGRTTQALFVVRRGRVRIFRRSEQGRELTIAILGPGSIFGDMSLFGQHMGGNGADTLEATELCLLDTAHVRRLLLADGRIALRIVTLLSQRIEGLETRLADISFRPLAARIAAALIDAGERRQGDRVLVRLTQAQLADLLGATRESVSRILAQFAAAGLIVRRRGSVIVLDRRRLTAHARDLAPAAEHRSTGLVA is encoded by the coding sequence ATGGGCGATTGCGGATTCGACTGCCTCCGGGATGTGGACCTCTTCGCGGACCTGTCGGCAACAGAGCTCGCTGACCTCCATCGGCAGCTCCTGACCCGCACGTACCTCGCGCGCGAGACGGTGATCGACCAGGGACGGACGACGCAGGCGCTGTTCGTCGTCCGCCGCGGCCGGGTGCGCATCTTCCGGCGATCGGAGCAGGGGCGTGAACTGACCATCGCGATCCTCGGCCCCGGATCGATCTTCGGCGACATGTCGCTCTTCGGTCAGCACATGGGGGGCAACGGTGCCGACACGCTGGAGGCGACCGAACTCTGCCTCCTCGACACGGCCCACGTCCGCCGACTGCTGCTGGCGGACGGGCGGATCGCCCTCCGGATCGTCACGCTCCTGAGCCAGCGGATCGAGGGCCTGGAGACGCGGCTGGCCGACATCTCCTTCCGTCCTCTCGCCGCGCGGATCGCGGCCGCACTCATCGACGCCGGCGAGCGGCGGCAGGGCGACCGAGTGCTCGTCCGTCTGACGCAGGCGCAGCTCGCGGATCTGCTCGGGGCGACCCGGGAGAGCGTGAGCCGCATCCTCGCGCAGTTCGCCGCCGCAGGCCTCATCGTCCGCCGCCGGGGCAGCGTCATCGTGCTCGATCGGCGCCGGCTGACCGCCCACGCCCGTGACCTCGCGCCGGCGGCCGAGCACCGCAGCACCGGCCTCGTCGCGTGA
- a CDS encoding alkaline phosphatase family protein has translation MVDDDDTPGPSPRDASRRGFLKAGGAALAGAVIGGAGGAAIGATVAGGGTRSGFADEPDPFAALTPRSEPGFDHVVVVMGENRSFDNLLGYLYTAETLPSGEKFEGLAFGSHSNTAADGTVVEAHVYRGDTDRIMSLPDPDPGEEYPHVNTQIFGTVDPKSNADLFVDEMSAPFNAPAHGEEATMSGFLDDYLINFRRLRGGKEPSLDEARHIMGSFSPEMLPVLSTLAAEFAVFDHWYAAVPSQTFCNRSFFHASTSHGFVTNQGGGGYRKWLDAPAAPTVFNRLEDKKVSWRIYIDRLQLVSFTGMLHAAVLEKHWRTDHFGTMEDFYADAKNGTLPAYAFIEPRMVYDHNDFHPPFGKPRDSMMAGRPVYDSAISDVRAGDRLIHDIYEAVRTSATPGGSNAVNTLLLITFDEHGGCYDHVPPPAVTTPTPDTGAGEMGFTFDRLGCRVPAIAVSAYTRRGTIIHDEMHHGSVTATLSRLHGLQPLNDRDQSANTLMNVVNLDKPRHPADWPVTTPAYTPPNPEDGAPQPNEDDHLKPLTPPARGLLGLLLARYGAPGEPEPETFADAYRLLHEHGEELFGPPR, from the coding sequence ATGGTCGACGACGACGACACCCCCGGTCCCTCCCCTCGTGACGCCTCCCGTCGCGGATTCCTGAAAGCCGGCGGAGCCGCCCTCGCCGGCGCGGTCATCGGGGGCGCGGGCGGGGCGGCGATCGGGGCGACGGTGGCCGGGGGCGGCACCAGGAGCGGCTTCGCGGACGAGCCCGATCCGTTCGCCGCACTGACGCCGCGCAGCGAACCGGGCTTCGACCATGTCGTGGTGGTCATGGGTGAGAACCGGTCCTTCGACAACCTGCTCGGGTACCTCTACACGGCCGAGACCCTGCCGTCGGGCGAGAAGTTCGAAGGGTTGGCGTTCGGGTCGCACAGCAACACGGCGGCCGACGGGACGGTCGTCGAGGCCCACGTGTATCGCGGCGACACCGACCGCATCATGAGCCTGCCCGACCCCGACCCGGGCGAGGAGTACCCGCACGTCAACACCCAGATCTTCGGCACCGTCGATCCGAAGTCGAACGCCGACCTCTTCGTCGACGAGATGAGCGCCCCGTTCAACGCGCCCGCCCACGGGGAGGAGGCCACGATGTCCGGTTTCCTCGACGACTACCTCATCAACTTCCGGCGTCTGCGCGGCGGGAAGGAACCGAGCCTGGATGAGGCCCGCCACATCATGGGCTCGTTCTCGCCGGAGATGCTCCCCGTGCTGTCGACCCTCGCCGCGGAGTTCGCGGTCTTCGACCATTGGTATGCCGCGGTGCCCTCGCAGACCTTCTGCAATCGCTCGTTCTTCCACGCCTCCACGTCACACGGCTTCGTGACGAATCAGGGCGGCGGCGGATACCGCAAGTGGCTCGACGCGCCCGCCGCCCCCACGGTGTTCAACCGCCTGGAGGACAAGAAGGTCAGCTGGCGCATCTACATCGACCGGCTCCAACTCGTCTCCTTCACCGGGATGCTGCATGCGGCGGTGCTGGAGAAGCACTGGCGCACGGATCACTTCGGCACCATGGAGGACTTCTACGCCGACGCGAAGAACGGCACCCTGCCCGCGTACGCCTTCATCGAGCCCCGCATGGTCTACGACCACAACGACTTCCACCCGCCGTTCGGGAAGCCGCGGGACAGCATGATGGCCGGCCGGCCGGTGTACGACAGCGCCATCTCCGATGTGCGCGCGGGCGATCGGCTCATCCACGACATCTACGAGGCTGTGCGCACGAGCGCGACACCGGGCGGATCGAACGCCGTCAACACCCTCCTCCTCATCACATTCGACGAGCACGGCGGCTGCTATGACCATGTGCCCCCGCCGGCGGTCACCACACCAACGCCCGACACGGGCGCCGGGGAGATGGGCTTCACCTTCGATCGTCTCGGCTGCCGCGTGCCGGCGATCGCAGTGTCGGCGTACACGCGTCGGGGCACGATCATCCACGACGAGATGCACCACGGCTCGGTCACCGCGACGCTCTCGCGCCTGCACGGGCTGCAACCGCTGAACGACCGGGACCAGTCCGCCAACACACTCATGAACGTGGTCAATCTCGACAAGCCGCGGCACCCGGCGGACTGGCCGGTGACGACGCCCGCGTACACACCGCCGAACCCGGAGGACGGCGCCCCGCAGCCGAACGAGGACGACCACCTCAAACCGCTCACGCCGCCGGCTCGCGGCCTGCTCGGACTGCTCCTCGCGCGCTACGGCGCGCCGGGAGAGCCGGAGCCGGAGACGTTCGCGGACGCGTACCGTCTCCTCCACGAGCACGGTGAGGAGCTGTTCGGGCCTCCCCGCTGA
- a CDS encoding dihydrofolate reductase family protein, translated as MTRVRVDLNITLDGFATTTDQTPENPFGEDWGRLTAAYTATRTFRERVFHDISGAGTTGVDEKYAARYFQGIGAEIMGAGMFGLHANPDDPDWRGWWGEEPPFEVPVFVLTHTPRPPIEFANGTIFRFLSASPEEALREAVAAAGDADVRVGGGARTVREFLRAGLVDDLHVGITPIVTGSGIRLWDDLRGLETGYRVTSEVAESGVTHVTFSREG; from the coding sequence ATGACCCGCGTGCGCGTCGACCTCAACATCACCCTCGACGGCTTCGCCACGACGACCGACCAGACCCCCGAGAATCCCTTCGGTGAGGACTGGGGGCGGCTCACCGCCGCATACACGGCCACCCGGACGTTCCGGGAGCGGGTCTTCCACGACATCAGCGGTGCCGGCACCACCGGCGTCGACGAGAAGTACGCGGCCCGGTACTTCCAGGGGATCGGCGCCGAGATCATGGGTGCCGGGATGTTCGGGCTGCACGCCAACCCCGACGACCCGGACTGGCGCGGATGGTGGGGCGAGGAGCCGCCGTTCGAGGTGCCGGTGTTCGTCCTCACCCACACGCCGCGCCCACCGATCGAGTTCGCGAACGGGACGATTTTCCGCTTCCTCTCCGCGAGCCCGGAGGAGGCGCTGCGGGAGGCCGTGGCCGCGGCCGGAGACGCCGACGTCCGGGTGGGCGGGGGCGCCCGCACGGTCCGGGAGTTCCTGCGCGCCGGCCTCGTCGACGACCTGCACGTCGGCATCACCCCGATCGTCACCGGCAGCGGGATCCGCTTGTGGGACGACCTGCGCGGCCTCGAGACCGGCTATCGCGTGACCTCCGAGGTGGCGGAGTCCGGCGTCACCCACGTCACGTTCTCCCGCGAGGGCTAG